Below is a genomic region from Gracilimonas sp..
TCCGTTCTTCCACAGCTTTTTCTATATAACCGATGATAGCGGAAGCAATATCTTTCTTTGTTGTCTTTTCAATGCCCTCAAGCCCTGGAGAAGAATTTACTTCTAAAATTAATGGCCCGCGGTCAGATTGCAACATATCAACTCCTGCAATTTGAAGATCCATAGCTCTGGCAGCCGTCAGGGCCGCTTCCTTTTCACTCTTAGAAAGCTTGATAAGTGTACCGCTACCACCCTGGTGCAGGTTTGAACGGAACTCCCCTTCTTTTCCCTGCCGTTTCATTGCGCCAATTACTTTTCCATCCACAACAAAAGCCCTGATATCTGCTCCTTTAGACTCTGAAACAAACTCTTGAACAATTACCCGGGCTTTCATTGCATGAAAAGCTTCGATAATAGATTCCGCAGCTTTCTTTGTAGGCCCCAGAACCACACCATGTCCCTGTGTACCTTCCAGTAACTTAACAATAAGCGGAGCGCCCCCAACCGATTCAATTAACTTCTTCACCTCTTTAGAGTAGTTGGTAAATACTGTTTTTGGTAATCCAACTCCGGAACTGGCCAACAACTGAAGGCTTCTCAGTTTATCCCTGGAACGCACCAGAGCTTGAGAATGGACCGCGCTAAATACCTCCATCATTTCAAACTGCCGAACAACAGCAGCTCCATAAAAAGTCACTGATGCACCTATTCGGGGAATGATTGCATCCAGATAATCAATCCGGTTACTCTTATAGTATATTTTGGGATTATCCTGCTCAATAACAATATCACATTTGAGGTGATCAATAACTT
It encodes:
- the rimK gene encoding 30S ribosomal protein S6--L-glutamate ligase, producing the protein MKLGILSRNKSLYSTSRLVEAAEEKGHDVEVIDHLKCDIVIEQDNPKIYYKSNRIDYLDAIIPRIGASVTFYGAAVVRQFEMMEVFSAVHSQALVRSRDKLRSLQLLASSGVGLPKTVFTNYSKEVKKLIESVGGAPLIVKLLEGTQGHGVVLGPTKKAAESIIEAFHAMKARVIVQEFVSESKGADIRAFVVDGKVIGAMKRQGKEGEFRSNLHQGGSGTLIKLSKSEKEAALTAARAMDLQIAGVDMLQSDRGPLILEVNSSPGLEGIEKTTKKDIASAIIGYIEKAVEERKQNPARKKKAKKHA